One stretch of Arachis duranensis cultivar V14167 chromosome 1, aradu.V14167.gnm2.J7QH, whole genome shotgun sequence DNA includes these proteins:
- the LOC107463940 gene encoding protein DEHYDRATION-INDUCED 19-like isoform X2 → MEPDPSSLASFSSTDIQSLADLVLGEQSVDDDLRPKQEFMCPFCGEIHDADSLSYHIHDQHPRHLTNGDCPICEESLGMELVGHIAKEHGDLLKVQRKRRFRSGGSNPTLRNELDKEIWNHLLRDFSCIAPSELDPLLSSFISTPVLADEQFSAQVQPPLEAIEMQSLEGDFLEREPEPLQPLDKDQAEKDPRFEFVQRLLMSAILDNNLPMKL, encoded by the exons ATGGAACCCGATCCTTCCTCTTTAGCTTCTTTCAGCAGCACTGATATTCAATCTCTTGCCg ATCTGGTCCTCGGTGAGCAATCGGTCGATGATGATTTGAGGCCGAAGCAGGAGTTTATGTGCCCTTTCTGCGGCGAAATTCACGACGCCGATTCACTTAGCTACCACATTCACGATCAGCATCCCCGGCATCTCACCAATGGG GACTGTCCAATTTGTGAAGAATCGTTAGGGATGGAACTTGTCGGTCATATTGCTAAAGAACATGGAGATCTTCTGAAA GTGCAGCGCAAAAGAAGGTTCAGGAGTGGAGGCTCGAATCCTACATTGAGAAACGAACTGGATAAAGAAATATGGAACCACCTATTAAGAGATTTTTCATGCATAGCTCCCTCTGAGCTTGATCCTTTGCTCTCATCATTTATTTCCACCCCAGTTTTAGCTGACGAACAATTCAGTGCACAAGTACAACCTCCATTGGAAGCTATTGAAATGCAAAGTTTAGAAGGCGATTTCTTGGAAAG AGAACCTGAACCGTTGCAACCACTGGACAAGGATCAAGCCGAGAAAGATCCAAGGTTTGAGTTCGTTCAGAGGTTACTGATGTCTGCTATTCTTGATAATAACTTACCAATGAAATTGTAG
- the LOC107463940 gene encoding protein DEHYDRATION-INDUCED 19-like isoform X1, whose amino-acid sequence MEPDPSSLASFSSTDIQSLADLLADLVLGEQSVDDDLRPKQEFMCPFCGEIHDADSLSYHIHDQHPRHLTNGDCPICEESLGMELVGHIAKEHGDLLKVQRKRRFRSGGSNPTLRNELDKEIWNHLLRDFSCIAPSELDPLLSSFISTPVLADEQFSAQVQPPLEAIEMQSLEGDFLEREPEPLQPLDKDQAEKDPRFEFVQRLLMSAILDNNLPMKL is encoded by the exons ATGGAACCCGATCCTTCCTCTTTAGCTTCTTTCAGCAGCACTGATATTCAATCTCTTGCCg ATCTGCTCGCAGATCTGGTCCTCGGTGAGCAATCGGTCGATGATGATTTGAGGCCGAAGCAGGAGTTTATGTGCCCTTTCTGCGGCGAAATTCACGACGCCGATTCACTTAGCTACCACATTCACGATCAGCATCCCCGGCATCTCACCAATGGG GACTGTCCAATTTGTGAAGAATCGTTAGGGATGGAACTTGTCGGTCATATTGCTAAAGAACATGGAGATCTTCTGAAA GTGCAGCGCAAAAGAAGGTTCAGGAGTGGAGGCTCGAATCCTACATTGAGAAACGAACTGGATAAAGAAATATGGAACCACCTATTAAGAGATTTTTCATGCATAGCTCCCTCTGAGCTTGATCCTTTGCTCTCATCATTTATTTCCACCCCAGTTTTAGCTGACGAACAATTCAGTGCACAAGTACAACCTCCATTGGAAGCTATTGAAATGCAAAGTTTAGAAGGCGATTTCTTGGAAAG AGAACCTGAACCGTTGCAACCACTGGACAAGGATCAAGCCGAGAAAGATCCAAGGTTTGAGTTCGTTCAGAGGTTACTGATGTCTGCTATTCTTGATAATAACTTACCAATGAAATTGTAG
- the LOC107463205 gene encoding uncharacterized protein LOC107463205 — protein MSATGGAAISGGNRTRNRHLGDNRFYSPPPLRKHREKQHHPNHQYHHHDPPQRSSLSRTSSENRPGSSSDCSISSRATSDISNLDRFLEYTTPLVPAQYLPKTSSKKWKPTEAELHPYFVLGDLWESFKEWSAYGAGVPLMLNGSESVTQYYNVSLSAIQLYIDPSKPSSRLRKPSQESDSESARETSSDSSSGYCHERGTNSIPSIRNHLNISDANNHGLERVSGSMPFVSSSSDETQSCNPPGQKIFEYFERETPYNRAPLADKISDLARHFPELKTYWSCDLSPASWVSLAWYPIYRIPTGPTLQSLSACFLTYHSLSTALQSPNTDGLHIHYSRGRDISSKLSLPIFGLAFHKFKVSVWDPEGVSECQKANSLMQSAENWLRRLRIEHPDYNYFITRCTYLR, from the exons ATGTCGGCCACTGGTGGCGCCGCTATATCCGGCGGAAACCGCACCCGGAATCGCCATCTCGGAGATAATCGATTCTACAGCCCCCCGCCCCTCCGCAAACACAGGGAGAAGCAGCACCACCCCAACCACCAGTACCACCACCACGACCCGCCGCAGAGGTCTTCGCTTTCCAGAACCTCGTCGGAGAACAGGCCCGGCTCCTCCTCCGATTGCTCGATTTCTTCGCGTGCTACATCTGACATCTCCAATTTGGATCGCTTCTTGGAGTACACCACTCCTCTTGTTCCCGCCCAATATCTCCCCAAG ACAAGCTCTAAGAAGTGGAAGCCAACGGAGGCAGAGTTACATCCATACTTTGTGCTTGGGGACTTGTGGGAATCTTTTAAGGAATGGAGTGCATATGGGGCGGGTGTACCTCTGATGTTGAATGGGAGTGAATCCGTGACGCAGTATTACAATGTTTCCTTGTCTGCCATTCAGCTCTACATTGACCCATCAAAACCTTCTTCACGGTTAAG gaAGCCTAGTCAAGAAAGTGATTCTGAATCAGCAAGAGAGACAAGCAGTGATAGTAGCAGTGGTTATTGTCATGAACGAGGAACAAATAGCATCCCTAGCATTAGGAATCATCTTAACATATCAGATGCCAACAATCATGGTCTGGAAAGGGTGTCAGGAAGTATGCCTTTTGTGAGTTCATCTAGTGATGAGACTCAGAGCTGCAACCCACCTGGTcagaaaatatttgaatacTTCGAGCGTGAGACACCTTATAATCGTGCTCCATTAGCAGACAAG ATTTCTGATCTTGCACGTCACTTTCCAGAGTTGAAGACATACTGGAGCTGTGATCTCTCACCTGCTAGTTGGGTTTCACTGGCTTG GTATCCAATATATAGAATACCTACTGGTCCAACGCTACAGAGCCTGAGTGCCTGCTTCCTGACCTACCATTCCCTGTCGACGGCTTTGCAGA GTCCAAATACTGATGGGCTTCATATCCATTATTCAAGAGGTAGGGACATATCATCAAAGTTATCCCTGCCAATCTTTGGGCTTGCTTTTCACAAGTTCAAAGTTTCTGTCTGGGATCCTGAGGGGGTTTCCGAATGTCAGAAAGCTAATTCTCTGATGCAATCTGCCGAAAACTGGCTCAGGCGATTGCGTATTGAACATCCTGATTATAATTACTTTATTACCCGATGTACATATCTGAGATGA
- the LOC107463224 gene encoding pathogenesis-related protein 2 isoform X2: MAVFTFEDEITSTVPPAKLYNAMKNADSITPKIIDDVKSVEIVEGNGGPGTIKKLTIVEGAETKFILHKVEAIDEANYAYNYSVVGGVALPPTAEKITFETKLVQGPNGGSIGKLSVKFHSKGDAKPDEEAMKKGKVKGEALFKAIEGYVLANPALY; encoded by the exons ATGGCCGTCTTCACATTCGAGGATGAAATCAC CTCCACCGTCCCCCCTGCTAAGCTTTACAATGCTATGAAAAATGCCGACTCCATCACCCCTAAGATTATTGATGACGTCAAGAGTGTTGAAATCGTTGAGGGAAACGGTGGTCCCGGAACCATCAAGAAACTCACCATTGTCGAGG GTGCGGAAACCAAGTTTATCTTGCACAAGGTGGAGGCAATAGATGAGGCTAACTATGCATACAACTACAGCGTTGTTGGAGGAGTGGCTCTGCCTCCCACGGCGGAGAAGATAACATTTGAGACAAAGCTGGTACAAGGACCCAACGGAGGATCCATAGGGAAGCTGAGTGTGAAGTTCCACTCCAAAGGAGATGCAAAGCCAGATGAGGAAGCCATGAAGAAGGGGAAGGTCAAGGGTGAAGCTCTCTTCAAGGCCATTGAGGGTTACGTTTTGGCTAACCCTGCTCTCTATTGA
- the LOC107463224 gene encoding pathogenesis-related protein 2 isoform X1, producing the protein MAVFTFEDEITSTVSPAKLYNAMKDADSLTPKIIDDVKSVEIVEGNGGPGTIKKLTIVEGGETKFILHKVEAIDEANYAYNYSVVGGVALPPTAEKITFETKLVEGPNGGSIGKLTLKYHSKGDAKPDEEELKKGKAKGEGLFRAIEGYVLANPTLY; encoded by the exons ATGGCCGTCTTCACATTCGAGGATGAAATCACCTCCACCGTCTCCCCTGCCAAGCTTTACAATGCTATGAAGGATGCCGACTCCCTCACCCCTAAGATTATTGATGACGTCAAGAGTGTTGAAATCGTTGAGGGAAACGGTGGTCCTGGAACCATCAAGAAACTCACCATTGTCGAGG GTGGGGAAACCAAGTTTATCTTGCACAAGGTGGAGGCAATAGATGAGGCTAACTATGCATACAACTACAGCGTTGTTGGAGGAGTGGCTCTGCCTCCCACGGCGGAGAAGATAACATTTGAGACAAAGCTGGTTGAAGGACCCAACGGAGGATCCATAGGGAAGCTTACTCTCAAGTACCACTCAAAAGGAGATGCAAAGCCAGATGAGGAAGAGTTGAAGAAGGGGAAGGCCAAGGGTGAAGGTCTCTTCAGGGCTATTGAGGGTTACGTCTTGGCCAACCCTACTCTGTATTGA